From Pseudomonadota bacterium, a single genomic window includes:
- a CDS encoding DUF433 domain-containing protein: MTTLDRISQEPDVMGGKACIRGMRITVGMIVGQIGAGHSIEEILADYPYLEREDIFQAIRYAAWRAEEREILLANA, from the coding sequence ATGACAACGTTAGATCGCATCAGCCAAGAACCGGATGTGATGGGAGGCAAGGCTTGTATCCGCGGAATGCGAATCACCGTCGGCATGATAGTTGGTCAAATCGGCGCAGGCCATTCTATTGAAGAAATACTTGCAGACTATCCCTACCTGGAACGTGAGGATATATTCCAAGCTATACGTTATGCGGCATGGCGCGCAGAAGAACGTGAGATATTGCTTGCCAACGCATGA
- a CDS encoding DUF5615 family PIN-like protein, translating to MKLLVDMNLSPRWITLLQDNGFEALHWSNVGKATAHDTEIMSWAAANGYVVLTHDLDFSTILAATQGMAPSVVQVRAEDVSPDVIGGIITGALRQMKAELDAGALLSIDDKTMRLRILPLIGK from the coding sequence ATGAAGTTACTTGTTGATATGAACCTTTCGCCAAGATGGATTACCTTGTTACAAGATAACGGGTTCGAAGCTCTGCACTGGTCTAATGTGGGTAAGGCTACGGCACATGATACGGAAATTATGTCATGGGCAGCGGCTAATGGGTACGTTGTATTAACTCACGATCTCGATTTCAGTACTATCCTGGCTGCTACTCAGGGCATGGCCCCGAGCGTTGTACAGGTACGTGCCGAAGATGTCAGCCCTGATGTTATCGGGGGTATAATCACCGGCGCTCTCCGTCAGATGAAGGCTGAATTGGATGCAGGTGCATTACTGTCCATTGACGATAAAACTATGCGCCTGCGGATATTGCCATTAATTGGGAAATGA